The Littorina saxatilis isolate snail1 linkage group LG15, US_GU_Lsax_2.0, whole genome shotgun sequence genome contains a region encoding:
- the LOC138948820 gene encoding high affinity copper uptake protein 1-like — translation MASVNHSGHNMMTTTMTMMDDNMTMGHGGHGATPMDHGTQHTMKMYFHDGEKEFILFESLHVSSVGGMVGACLAMFALAVAYEGLKYFREYLLRRITNPSKAYSPSAMNGADAIAYKQPEVGSRMLSGSHGLQTILHMVQVFVSYCLMLVFMTYNAWLCLSIVLGAGVGYFLFGWRRAMVVDLNEHCH, via the exons ATGGCCTCGGTGAATCACAGCGGTCACAACATGATGACTACCACAATGACCATGATGGATGACAATATGACAATGGGTCATGGTGGGCACGGTGCAACACCTATGGATCATGGCACACAGCACACAATGAAG ATGTACTTTCACGATGGGGAAAAAGAATTCATTTTGTTTGAAAGTCTGCATGTTTCTTCTGTGGGAG GTATGGTGGGGGCTTGTCTTGCCATGTTTGCACTGGCAGTGGCGTACGAGGGACTCAAATATTTCCGTGAATACCTGCTGCGGAGAATCACTAACCCTAGCAAGGCCTACTCCCCGTCTGCTATGAATGGAGCTGACGCTATCGCTTATAAACAGCCTGAAGTTGG GTCGCGCATGTTGAGCGGCTCGCACGGACTGCAGACCATACTGCACATGGTGCAGGTGTTCGTCAGCTACTGCCTGATGCTGGTCTTCATGACCTACAACGCctggctctgtctctccatTGTGCTGGGCGCCGGCGTCGGCTACTTTCTCTTCGGCTGGCGGCGCGCTATGGTCGTCGACCTCAATGAACATTGTCACTGA